TGATCTGCAGCCGAAACTGCTCCTACAGAGAGGAGGACGTTTGACTTGGTGCTTTCTCTTCCCCCTTGTAGTCTAATAATCACTGCACTAATCTACATGATCGTTTGTATATGTgtgaaatatattatatatgaatatttacaCTCAGTGACATAACTTAGATGAAGATACGCTCTTTCCACATGCTCTATGGCTGTTTCCAGACCTTTCTTTGTCTACTGGACGTGGTCTACTGTAACCAAAGACCTTTGCTAGATCACTCAGTATCTCACGAGTACCAGTCATTAGCACTGTGTTGAGTGATGCTCGTGGCTTGGTGATGTAAGAAGAACAGAACTACACCACCTTTGCCAGCCCTCAGGAATCACCCCTTTTCTTCTGAGGTGATGTAAGCTGGAGTGATGTTTGCTCTGAGAGTCTGGTCAATGTGCGACCAGTGAATCGGATACCTAGTAATTAGGTGTTTCAAACAGACTGATTTGGTACAGTGTGATaggatttatacagtatgtgccaATTAGCAGCCTGTGCATCATGTCTGTAAAAGCTTCTGCTTTGATGCTGTTTTATAGAGCGTTACCGCCAAGCTTATGAAAATTCTGAGGGAAATCAAGTGCTACTGTCAATCATAGGCTTATCAACCAATCAGGCTGGCTGGTTCCTCCCACTAGCATATGTTTTAGGCTTTTTGTTCCTGAAAACATCTGGCAAGCCTTCAGTATTAGAGTTTTGGgatgcttttgtttgtttgttcgtttttttttatgttgatagTAATTTTATTAGCATCTATGATTCCTTCAGAAAGTTTTATCTTTTGTTGTGATATTTGTAAATGTGATTATGAAATCTTGCGCATATGCAGGTATGTTTGGAAAGCAGAATTTTCCTCTAGTTTGACTATGGTTATTCCGCATTTTCCATGCTTTTTAGACATAAACACGGTATGTTTGCATTACAGAGTTATTAATAGCTTGATCTAAAGACATTAGATAAGCCATAGAATTTCTACGTCAATTGCAGGTTGTGATTGCACTGGGGAGGCTtttgaatgaaaatgtaaatgaaaaacatggtattactaaaCTTCTGCAAAGGGGTGTATGTCAGGATGTTGGCCAAGTCATTGACGTAAACAGCCTTCGTTGGAGGCTAAATATGGGCAAGGCAGATGGCCCTGGGCTAAGattaaagtatatatttttttttgtgtgtgttggggggggggggggggggggggggggatgtaggAGGGGGAGTAATTTAAAAGGCTTAATCCAGACATGGCTATTTTTGGTTTAGGTCAACGTCTTTGGGGATGTCACAAGATGTCAGAGGTCCTGGCAGATGAGTTCGGCGTGTGTTGGCTTAAAAATAAACAAGGGCATGATGTGTCTGATTAATCACAGcatctgaatgtgaaagtggcatTATTGTTGCTGGCCATGAGTCATATTTTGTGATGTCATGAGCAGAAGAGTTGTGGAATGTGGTGCGAGGGTGGATTGGGTCTGTTTTTTAGTGGATGACTGTACTTGAAAGGACAAGATGTTTGGAGAAGTTTTTATGTTTGATAGATCTCCGGGAAGTGTAAAAGCAATGTTTATCACTGcttattaaaatcacttatgATCATACATGTTAAATCTGTTTTAAGCTGTCTAAGAACAATTTTACAGTGCAAGTAACATATAAATGTGCTGCCCTTTGACTGAAGACTGAATGAATTTTAATCTGCGATTTATGTACCTGATCATGTGTGTGTACTATCCTTGAAAGCTTGGATGCTGTTTTTATGATCTTActgtttcatttagtttgaattttcacttttttttaaggGGTCAATATTTTGAGTGTGAGATATGTAGACTTCAGTActtgacatttattttgaatctCTGCTGTGAGGTTGTGTATACGGCTGTCAGAAAGTCCTATGTTCAGAAATATATGacatatatttttagtttttggtGTTTGCCATCATTGTGGTATTTTGCGTTAAATATCTGTTGTTTCTTTTTCCTGTTTTTGCTCAATTATTGATCTGGTGTCAGTTGTACATTTCAGTTGTTTGTTAATACATGGATGGAAATATTCACAGCTAAATTCTACAAATTGTTTTAGAATGCtttaactattattatttttatgattattattatatacaatattGACCGTTATGAAGCTATTTGCTGGCTTTATCACAATTTTAAAGTCTTCTCtttacatttacttgaatactaTGTTGGTGGGTCTTGTTTAATCTCTGTTATTTTCTGGTGGTGATCAATAGGTTTGATCTGAATAGTGTTGTGCTGACTGTCCTTGTGTGGTAAAGACTGTGTTCCCTCTTGCACTGGTTCAGCCTAAAATGCCTTCTGCCCTGGCAAAAACAGCTGATGTAATGACTTGCATCGCTAATGATGATAAAAGATttgatattaaataataataaagcataCACTGGAAAATGTCACCTAAAGTTGTCTTTTACTACATTCACCTTGTTGCAAACAAACAGTAACCATACTTCAAATATGGAAAAGATATCCTTTCCTTCTCTATGTTACCATTTAACGTTtaaggtttaatgataaacaactttaattatattttccTCATAAAACACCCTGGAAGTAGGAAGCCAATAATTTACCCAGTGATTTAAAACGGCCATTCAGGCTGGATGGATCAGTTTACATTGGTGTGAGCATGTTCACAGAGCCCGCAGCTGGAGGTGGGGGTTTAGGTTTCAGGCAGATATTCTGAGGCGTGTACTCTTAACCGCCCCCGAGCAGGAAGTGATAAATGAGGGCAGCGTGAACCTGtttgttattctctgcttttgtcGGTCAACCTGAGTTATGACTGATATTGTTGAGATTGCACcaattaaaattgaaaattcCATGACACCATTCCTTAAACTTTACAACTTCCTTCTGCATTTTGCAGCAAcagatgtttattttttgtaaacaaaATACACAATTCAGAATGCAATTCAATTAAGTGCAATACATATATACAAATGTACAAAAGTAGAAATGTTCAGTTTTCTTTTGATTACTCTGTCAATAAACTGTTaccaaaaaatgtaatacaacatCTTTACAAATGTAGGTGTATGGGATCTAGTTAaccatttttaaaggaatgttccggattcaatagaagttaagctcgattgacagtatttgtggcataatgttgattaccgtaatgttttatttgcaaaatgttttactagcaataattacaattacattaaggcacatataatggaagtgaatggtccAGCCACGTTTCAAAAGTCCAGctgcaagatataaacattatacatgctaacatgattttagtgtgttaaaatcgcttacttaacttatctgtgtaaagttaaatccaatagCCTGTAAACCCGGTACAggatctaactttacacagataatgttACAACATAATAGTgtaaatgctgttgactgagcttatgttgaacctggaacattcctttaaaaaagctGTGTTTTGATCAGTGCAGTCGGTCAGTCAGTTTTGTCATATGCATTGGTCAGGTCTTTGACACTTTTCCACTTATAGAATGACTCGTCACATTTGCTGTAGGACTTTTCCTCATTGATGCAAATAACACCAAGTTGCTCATTTTGGTTACTAACATGTTCCTTTTTTAATCCATATTATTAGTTGCTGTTTGAGTCACTGGATCAGATCTTTATATGTTCTATGAAGAATTCATGGATTACATACAAGCAGACTTCTCTGCTCTTGATAATTAGCTATCCTTTATCCCTGCATCTCCCTCAGCACCCAGCAGGCTTCACAAGGTGTTTTCACTGTGAACCGACACACAGATCTTTGCAAATTCTTATCTTTGAAAGTCCAACAGCAATCTAGATCTGATTTATTCCACTTTGTCTGTGATGGATATGTATAGAGTTCCAGTTCTGAAGTAATATATAGTAGATATGTGTGtagcttacacttttggcaccaaCGTGTATGATGCTGTGGTAGTATGTGGCTGTGGGTGCTGGGGTGCACACCGCATGGTGCCAGTTGTGACGATGCACTGCAGGGGCCACAGAATGATCACAATGAGCAGCACCATGAGGACAATGAAGAGCACCAACCGTTTCCAGTCCATAAGCTGATCCAGCAACCTAAGTCGTGGTCGAGTCTGGGTAGAAGAAACAGCACCATGTCCATTGGCCCCGATGTCGATGCAGATACAGAAGGTCGGCATGCCTGGCATGTCTATTGGTTGCTGGTAGCACAGCCTCTCCCCATCCAACCACACAGGCTCTTCCTGCTGTTGGTGGACGGGCAGACGACACAGTACCTCCTTGCTGGTGGTCAAAGCTGGGGGCCCCTTTTTTGGGATGGTTGTGGGGTGGCGGCAGAAGGGGCAAGAGATTTTAGAGTTTTGGGGGTCCATGGAGGTGGTCATGATGCGGGAAAGGCACTCAAGGCAGAAGATGTGGGTGCAATCTAGCTGTTTTGGTGTTTTAAAGACATTGTCATAGGTGTTAAAGCAGATGGAACATTCGGGATGAGAGCTTGCCCTTTCCAGTTGTGCATCAAGTGGGACCACCTGGGTGTGCCAGACCACAGGACTTGGCTCCATCTTTCAGGAATATGGTGACTCCCAGTCACTTCCTCTTGTGGATTCACTAGAACAAGAAAGACAAAAATATCTTAAAGGTATGCAATTTGACATCATGATGATTGGTCAGGAGACTGATGCCATTTACATAGTTTATAAATTATTTGAtatgatttgagagtgaaaaacaacataaatattgGTCTggtcatcatacaaagtgatcatatgccttcagaaaactTAAAATATGAAGCACAGGCTATTTGacgacacttttgggtgctttattaagcTATAAGTGAGTCACTGTCTCCTGCCATTGTAATGATTTCAGATTTTGGATAtattatctaattttgtgttctaca
The genomic region above belongs to Myxocyprinus asiaticus isolate MX2 ecotype Aquarium Trade chromosome 28, UBuf_Myxa_2, whole genome shotgun sequence and contains:
- the LOC127419012 gene encoding RING finger protein 223-like; translated protein: MEPSPVVWHTQVVPLDAQLERASSHPECSICFNTYDNVFKTPKQLDCTHIFCLECLSRIMTTSMDPQNSKISCPFCRHPTTIPKKGPPALTTSKEVLCRLPVHQQQEEPVWLDGERLCYQQPIDMPGMPTFCICIDIGANGHGAVSSTQTRPRLRLLDQLMDWKRLVLFIVLMVLLIVIILWPLQCIVTTGTMRCAPQHPQPHTTTASYTLVPKV